The DNA window GCCAAGGCCTGGGCGCTCATCGTGGTAGCCTATGCCTTCAGCCCGATAGACCTGGTCCCTGATTTCATCCCCGTGCTGGGATATCTGGATGACCTGGTGCTGATCCCGCTGGGTGTGGCGCTGGCCATCCGCCTGATACCGCCGGCCATCCTCGCGGAATGCCGGGCGGAGGCGCGGCGAGTGCGGGAGGCCGGCCGTCCCACTAACTGGACCGCCGGCGTCATCATCCTCCTGCTGTGGCTCATCATTCTGGCGCTGATCTTCAAAGCGCTGTGGTCTATACTGCATACATAGGAGACGAAACACATGCCAGCGATGGAAACGATGGAGCGAGTGGCCGCTCTGCGCCGGGAAATCATCCAGGTCTGCCGGCTGATGTACGACCACGGCCTGGTGGCCGCCACGGACGGCAACGTGACAGCGCGGCTGGACGATACGTATGTCCTCGCCACCCCGAGCGGTGTCAGCAAGGGATGGGTGGCGGAAGAGCAGTTGATCATCCTGGAC is part of the Anaerolineae bacterium genome and encodes:
- a CDS encoding DUF1232 domain-containing protein, which translates into the protein MYRRWKARAAALQDEVYALYLAYRHAGVPWYAKAWALIVVAYAFSPIDLVPDFIPVLGYLDDLVLIPLGVALAIRLIPPAILAECRAEARRVREAGRPTNWTAGVIILLLWLIILALIFKALWSILHT